Within the Beduinella massiliensis genome, the region TGACGGAAGGACCGGCGCCCCGCAGGGGCTGTACGGCGCACCTGACCAGCGAGGACCTGGTCACCTGGTCGGTTCGGGCGCCGCTCTGGACGCCCGAAAGCTATTACACCCACGAATGCCCCGATCTCTTCAAGATGGGCGACTGGTATTACCTGATCTACTCCGAATTCAGCGACGTCAACCGCACGCGCTACGTCATGAGCAAAAGCCCGTACGGCCCCTTTATCACGCCGCCGCAGGATGTCTTCGACACCCGTCCCTACTACGCCGCAAAGTCGTATTCGGACGGGGAAAAGCGCTATTTGTTCGGCTGGATCTCCACGCGCAACGACGAGACGGATTTCAGCGGCTTCCGCTGGGCGGGCAGCCTGGCCGTCCACGAGCTGTATCAGCTCGAAGACGGGGAGCTCGCCTGCCGCGAGCCGCAGACGGTCGCCGCCTCCTGGAAGAAGGGGCAGCACGACCTTGCCTTTGCCGGCGCGGAGGCGGGCACGCCGGCCGCCGTCTCGTGCAAAGCCGGCACCTCGGTGCGCTACGCACAGGAAGCCGCGCCCCGCGCCTTCCGTTTCGAGGCGGACGTAAGCTTCGAGGAGGGCACGCACACCTTCGGTTTTCTGCTGCGCGCAAGCCAAGCCGACGACACCGCCTACGCCCTCAACTTCGAGCCTTACGCGCACCGCATCGACTTCTTCATGAAGCCCCGGCTGAACTATAAGCGCTTCAACGACGAGGGGTTGAGCCGCATCTTCCACATGGACGCCGGCAAGTCCTTTCACGTCGTCCTCACGGTGGAGGACACGATCCTGGTCGCATACATCGACGACAAGATCGCGTTTTCC harbors:
- a CDS encoding family 43 glycosylhydrolase — translated: MATQAFYKPSDGWSGDYIPFYWNGKFRLFYLLDRHAPRGHLDGISWNLVETEDFVHFDPKGVMLPYGTEDEQDRCVYTGSVLRAQGRFHIFYTGHNPFLRQRGLPEQKVMHAVSDDLYHWTKLPEHTFQAADGYEIHDWRDPFVFFDDADGLYHMLLAARLTEGPAPRRGCTAHLTSEDLVTWSVRAPLWTPESYYTHECPDLFKMGDWYYLIYSEFSDVNRTRYVMSKSPYGPFITPPQDVFDTRPYYAAKSYSDGEKRYLFGWISTRNDETDFSGFRWAGSLAVHELYQLEDGELACREPQTVAASWKKGQHDLAFAGAEAGTPAAVSCKAGTSVRYAQEAAPRAFRFEADVSFEEGTHTFGFLLRASQADDTAYALNFEPYAHRIDFFMKPRLNYKRFNDEGLSRIFHMDAGKSFHVVLTVEDTILVAYIDDKIAFSARMYDLKGAALGIYAQNGGMCLKDARLSTEQSD